Genomic window (Culex pipiens pallens isolate TS chromosome 3, TS_CPP_V2, whole genome shotgun sequence):
aatttttttaaaaaaatcatgcacttTTTTTAGAGgcggattttttgttgaaaatttaatttaagataaaaaaatttatatttttgaaaccaaaaccaaaatatttaaaaaaaatcggttatGCACAAAAgctcaaatctagagtttttttaagtcaAAAGTCCTATAAGATATGGAATATCCTATGTTTGAGGacccttttcaaataaaactatagaaatgttgttttttaCCCTTCAGAATCTGAATTTTCACTATAATCAAATTCTTTCATCAAACTTGGAGTTTGTCGGAACCAAGGCAAAAGGTTGTTTTTAATGATATTCAACaagattgtattttttaaaagagcaTACCTCAGAAAATCTTATTTACaatatacagttttttttaaattatattttcagaccAGATCTTGACTAACAGCTCTTGAAATTCAGTGGTTGAAACgatcaaataaataatattaaaggcttctttgaacataaaaaatatatagacaaagtttcaatcaaataaaaataaacaaccaaaaatcgatttgcgaAAATTTAGAGAACTTCTCAAAAACCCAAACCGAcagaataaataattttaaaaaagatgtaaaaaaaggagtgaaaaaaaatgagatgGAAAAAGTAGAACCGAGACTCATCCACGTAACGCATCTTGTCATCATCGTTAGTAGTTATCCTTATTATTATTAACTAAAAATGAGAGCGAGCGCGCGAGCGAGAgcgagaaaacaatacacacaacacacaacattGCAATCAAAAATCACCCATTCACACTACTAAATCATGCAAGAGAAAGAGAGCGAGAGACACACACCTCAAAAACAGTTCATCCCATATTTCAGTGCAACGCGGAAACAAGTGGAGATACAAAAAAGTAAGCAAAataagagaaagagagagtgcGAAGAGagaagtttgttttttgtttcttgttgtTGATTTGTGTCAAAAGCAAACAAACCGAACAAGCGCGATCGTTTTCCGTTTTgtcacgtgtgtgtgtgcgagagaGAGCGCGAAACTGGGCGAGTTGCGAGAGCGCGAATTGAAGCAAGCGTTGAGCGTGAAAGCATGCGATAGCAACCTGTTTTGAGAGCGATTCAAGAGTTTGGTTTAGTCGGAACCAAAATCCTCGTTTGaggagaaaataaaataaaaagtaactcttatttttgtttgttaaatAATTATTAAGGTACACCGGCGGAGAAGAAAGTGGCAATGAGAGGGAGCCAATCTTACGGAGAGGATGAGATAGCGTATGAGTTgatgagagagaaagagagcaaGAAAGGattcaacacacacacactttaccCTATATAGGGTCAACAAATCAAGATTTCGCTAAACGTTGGAAGATGGCTCTAGCTTTTGTTGTGCGCGCTTCGagaaaaaagagcgaaagaatgAGTGTGAGAGTGAAAGAGTGCTTTCGATGGGCATATGTGATTAACCtatgtaaaataatatttaaaaatgagtaGGACAAAAAAACTATCTCTAAAAAAACTCTATTCAAGCGGCGGGCAATGTGAGTGAATGCGCGACTGTGTGAGAGAGCGGGAAAGCGTGAAGATGGTGAGCAAGAGTTATTAAACtaatattaaattaaacaaataaatcgcGTGTGTTCAGTGGTGTGAAGAACAAAAACCAGCAGATTTTTCCGCTTTTTTGTTGCGCACGCGCGCGCGACTCTTTAGAGCCGCAGAGACAGTGCTGCGGAGAGGGAGAATAAAGTAACAGAGCGTTTGACTGTGTGAGTGAGAGAGTGATTGAGTGCAAACGAGAGCAAAAAAGAATCGCGAATGAGTGAAATGAGAGtggaaaaaaatctataaataagTCACAGTGGCATACCGAAGAAGAGAGAACTGCATTATAGACTAACTGAGAAGAAAGAAAGAGAGAAGtgaaataaaaagatcagacaATGTCGGAACGCCAATTTcgaagagaaataaaaaaaatcacaactcaTACATCCTGGTGAAGAATGATGAAGATGGAAACAATGGAACAAAAGCCGAAataaagaaagagagagagagagagaaaaataaGAAGGAAACAAACATACAACATGTTGCATCAAAATTTAGGGAAAACAAAGAAATTAAATCAAGAGAGAAACagatggaaaaaaaaactgaaccggaagaatgaagaatgtttttaatttatgtttgtaaattattattgagaaaaagagaaaaaaataataaaaacaaaaaaataccaaaaaagtgtttgtttttttccgtTGACAACAGTTTTTGTTAAAGCTTTCCGTGGGTATAACtttcaaaagaaaaatgttttttaaaatgtaatttggtTATGTAGCTTCCAATGCTGAAACATGATCAACATTTCGCCttaaaaactaagaaaaatctcCTAATTTGGGACTATTGCTTCTAAGATCGGACCAACGATGTACCTTAATTCGACCCACCTTCAGATTCTCGTTCTGCTTTGTTGAAATATCGAAGCAGCTTACAANNNNNNNNNNNNNNNNNNNNNNNNNNNNNNNNNNNNNNNNNNNNNNNNNNNNNNNNNNNNNNNNNNNNNNNNNNNNNNNNNNNNNNNNNNNNNNNNNNNNgctcgattatctgaagcctggattgtccgaagttttgattatccgaagttcgattatccggaggTTTGTATCAGACTTCGGAAAACCGAAACGCAACATAAAATATtgtgttcttattttttttattttcttatttttaacctCAAATTCTAGTTCTGTGTTGAATGCCTATTAaattagaaaatgtattttttgcaattccgtcttgaaactacttacttttcctgtcattcttgaacgacgaaatagcctacttttctgtaccaaaaataacagaatcgaatagcaacacttttcaaaataaatgctgaaaagttctacttttcagcactgaaatgggtgctgaaaagttgaacttttcagcacttgtttcgaaaagtaacacttttccacatttttttgatttaaacgatttattgacaaaatacatgaaaattcgacttaaaatttcactcaatgggtgtttttcgaaattgcaaaaaatgttgtatggaactcgttgcaaaacttgattttttcagcactcgtcgtatttatccaactcggtgaacctcgttggataaatgtacgactcgtgctgaaaaaatcctctttttgcaacttgttgcataaactactattttgccattccgtcgtgaaactacttacttttcctgtcattcttgaacgacgaaatagcctacttttctgtaccaaaaataacagaatcgaatagcaacacttttcaaaataaatgcagaaaagttctacttttcagcaattgtttcgaaaagtaacacttttcaaaaaaaaattgatttcaacgatttatcaacaaaatacatgaaaatttgacttaaatttcactgggtgtttttcggaatagcaagaaaatgttgtatagaactcgttgcaaaacttgattttttcagcactcttcgtatttatccaacgaggttcaccgagtaaataaataaatgataaatgtacgactcgtgccgaaaaaatcctctttttgcaacttgttgcataaactactatttcaatattttatcaccgccattttagtggccatcttgaatttaaaaatgttaaatcacATGAGCTAatctcaacaacaaaaaataaaaaaataaaatcgtgctcagattatccgaagtttttattattcgaagtgaaattttgccaaggctttcggaaaatcgagtctggactgtataatgaCTATTTCTTGTTGGTACcgaaaaccggggtgactttgataggttagatattttttctcaaaatgaagagtacaaacttaattcgtacggaatggtatggaatcataatGACCATGGtagacaaattttcaaagcacttcaagaagaagttttcataaaattttgaaaagtttttaaagttagttaacAATAATCAAGACAATGTTGATAATTGGCACTATTTCagtattctcaaagtgtcatgattttctcaatgaaaattaggTTGAATCGGAAAACTGTTAATTTTTAGAAGAGTTTAAAACAAATCTCCTAAAAAGCTAACTCTCTTTTAATGGTTTCAGAAAGcttgttttgtttgaaataaaaagtagattttttgcaattccatcgtcaaactacttatttttcctgtcattcttgaacgatgaaagagcctacttttctgtatcgaaaaaaaaaacagaatcaaaagtaatacttttcaaatcaaatgctaaaaagttctactttttattttctggcaaaaaaaaatcataaaactaaaaatttaaaaatttgaaatttgaaacggGAAACTTCAATTAAATATTCAGGATCCCCAAATTTGTCaaataaagaaattcaaagattcTGCGAattgacaatttaaaaaaaacctgaaaatttgaaaaaaatcaaaaccggGTTTTTTCAATTACAACCATcagcaatttaaaatttctaaaaataaaaactcgaaatttaaaacaaaaattatatttgaaaaaaataagaaccagaattaaaattcgaaaattttgtcaatacataaaaattgaaataagagatcgaaaatcaaaaattcaaaatattaatttctatacttcaaatgttttaaaacacaATGCATTGTTGAACAACATAAATaataattcagaaatttaaaaaactgaaatctggggatttgaaaaagttaaactCAGTCGAATACCTAAATATTTCACTCCGGATAATtttaaaacgatattttttatttatctcacaATTTGAATCTTTAgcctaaaatatgactcaaaGAATGCtccaaaattcaagattttctGTAAATTGGTTGGATTTATCAACTTACGAACTTgagaatttttcagaatttcagatttttttatccttTTATTTAAGATTATCTGATTTtggaaatcagtttttttttaattttcagaactttttaattattaaattatcaagttattagcaactttaattttttcaaatctcAGAGTTTTTGAACctgaaattttacaattttgaatgttggatttttttaatattcttacTTTTTCCTCCAAGAATGTCTAGCGCACGCACCGTCACACACACTCAAACTAAActgagtacagtcatccctcatattcggaacagtttacatatcggccaatgttcaaaaaatcatagaaaatcgataattgaacttaatgattcgcttctACCTTGCGATCTTtagaatgctgtatcgaacttgctgtatttttacttttaaatcaagtttttgaagaaaaactttggcccttgaaatccacaaattcggaacacttttttcttacggatgtaaacaaactttagttctctccaggagtacacattttttttacaaaataatgacttcacgcactgaaatCAACGAAGCTCAAGCTTAGTTATGtgttatgaatggtctgatatcttttttgtaaaaaatatcagttaaattcaggtgttccacaattgtgggaggcacaataacatcccacaatcatggaacaggcaatttggaggcagagttttgctgctctggataaaatagtcttgaaataaggttttttgttgaaaaagtactacttttactagtgaaatagcaagagaatgtcaaaataaaggtcctaaaaatagtagggtcgacagaaaagctgcatttggcatgttattgacaaattaccgcaaaagtgttccgaatttgtgggtgttccgaatatgtgggatgactgtagttttctacgatttcgcacattttttcgtgatttttaatTGTGtgagctggtcatacaaaatgggtatgaaaatgtatgaaattctgtatcttgagaagagatattctgatcgatttggtgtcttcggcaaagttgtggggAACAAAAtagttacacggaaaaaatccactaaaagttgatttcccaaaatattatttttaaagatttcaaattttgttgatatgttttatgggaCTAAAAATgcatgatggtgcaaaatctggtttagcaAACATGAGtttttagaaaacattttttttttttttttttgaaaatttcgaccttgccgatgagccagaaatattgaaggtctgcgaaccctatcaaaagaaatgagaacacgcagaaaaatattttgtagaatcggcctgtacgaggtttgattcaacaaaatttttgttgaatataatcaacgccgattttgcgttgaaacaaaccttgattttattAATTCCAAACAAatcttgttttgtttgttgttttgaaaatgttgctttgacgtttagcgttgattcaacaaaaattttgattttcaaatcaacaaaacgttttgttgattcaaataagtcttatttttctgcgtgtaataAAGTTAAtgtgttaaacatgttaagtgGTGTATGCACTttggaaggaatcggtcaagaaaaatttcaaatgggcagcagcggcagcgaaagcaagccagagagggtgaagaaaagccccaagaaaacgctccctctcctttgttctgctgttcgtaaagctgtttcttgacccatttccttccgatctccatactagccattaagggggaatgttgctatttttactgaatataTTTACAACAATGACCAAATAAATGTggcaagctttttttttgcctcacgaattttggagtttttcacttttttcacatttcacttcggataatcgaatcttagaatttgaaaataatttttaagattttttttttcgttgtctgatTTTTAATGGTCGAGCTTAAATACCCATAAACTACTCcgaaatgatttagaatttttaaatccaagatggcggcaaacATGGCGATGATaacatgatgcttttttcaatttaaaaggcaatcaaatatACAAATTTGACGAAATTAGGGTCTCAGAAGTTGAATTTGACGTTTAaagtaacaaaataaaaaaaaatataagaattattttttttgtcatgattcgattatccgtaatcccatacaaaccatcggataatcgagtctggactgtatacataaaatggtttaaaaaatctaaatgtcttcaaaaaaatctataaaaattcTGAGAATGGAgaacaaagttaaaaatttgttgaaaactaaCAAATCCCGCTTTCTATCTCTAGATCCATCGGCAGCCTGCAAGGCTCAACGCGATCGCGCCGCTCAAACATGCTACCACCCTGGCAGGGCCCATCCTGCCTGCACGTGCTGTACAACCTTCTGCTGGCACCGTTCGAAGATCTTCTACCCGATATCAGCACCAGTGAGTATTCCTCACATCTTTCTTTTCAATTCAGTGAATTTAAAAGAGTCTCTTTTTCAGCATCCCGCCTGGGCCGCCGCGAGCTCATCCTCGTCCTGGAAAAGGAACTCTACCTGGTGCCGTTCGCGATCCTCCGCAGCGGCGACGAGTCCGGCGAGTACCTTTCCGAACGCTGCTCCCTGCTTACGGTCCCATCGCTGCACACCCTGCGCCAGAAGAGCCGCACCAAGGCGCGCGAACCCGGTAAGTGATCTCTACGCGAAGTTTCTACGGTGATCGCGTTTCTGAcgtaaattttgcaattttcagcGGAAGGCCTGAACAGCGCGCTGGTCATCGGCGGTCCGAAGATCCCGGCGTCCCTGTCGGAGACGTGGGGCTGGTCGGAGTCGCCGGCGTCGCTTCAGGAGGCGGCCATGGTGTCGGACATGCTGAACACGAAGCCGCTGGTTTCGTGCAGTGCCACCAAGGAGGCGATCGTGTCGGAGTTGGGGGCGGCGGAGTGCGTGCACTTTGCGGCGAACGTTAGCTGGAAGATGGGTGCGGTGATTTTGAGCCCGGGGGAGGTGTTGGACTCGCAGTCGCAGAAGCGGTGGGACGGGGACGAGGACGGGGTGGGGGATTTGGGGGGGTCGGAGATTCCGCCGTTGTCGGACTTTGTGCTGAGCGCGTCGGATTTGCTGGCGATGAAGTTGAGTGCGAAGTTGGTGGTGTTGAGTTCTTATCACTCGGTGGAGCCGATTACGGGGTCGGGGGTGGCGAATTTGGCCGGGAGTTGGTTGTTTGCGGGGACGGGGGCGATTTTGGTGTCGCTGTGGCCGGTTCCGGAGACGGCGGCGAAGATTCTGCTGCGGGCGTTTTATTCGGCGCTGCTGCAGGGAACGAGGGCCGCGAAGGCGTTGGCCGAGGCCATGCAGACGGTGCAGCACACGAAGCACTTTGCACATCCGGCGAACTGGGCTGGGTTTATTTTGATTGGGGGGAACGTGCGGCTTTCGAACAAGGTTGCTTTGATTGGGCAGGCGTTGTGCGAGTTGATGCGAACGCCGGACAAGTGCAGGGACGCGTTGCGGGTTTGTCTGCACTTGGTGGAGAAAAGTCTGCAGCGGATTCATCGCGGGCAGAAGAACGCCATGTACACTACGCAGAAGAGTATTGAGAACAAGGCGGGGCCAGTTATTGGGTGGAAAGATTTGTTGATGGCGGTTGGGTTCCGGTTTGAACCGGCGGCGAATGGAATTCCGTCGAGCGTGTTCTTCCCGCAAACCGATCCGGAGGATCGACTGTCGCAATGCTCGGCGAGTTTGCAGGCTTTGCTTGGGTTGTCTCCGACGACCCTGCACGCCTTGTCCAAACTTGTGAACAACGCGGAGATCGCCGACGAGATCATCGGCGTGATGCGGAACGTGGTCACGCAGTTCCCTCCGAAGGGCACCACCAGCAACGAAAGCGAGAGTATTGACATCATAATCGGTGTGAGGTTGTGGCGCGTGGCAGGTTGCCACGAATTGCTTGCGTCCCTCGGCTTTGACCTCATGGAGGTCGGCCAGGATCAGGTCACACTCCGCACCGGCAAGCAAGCCAACCGCCGCAACTGCCAGTTTGTCCTGCAGTCGCTACTCGCCCTCTTCGACACCCAAGAAGCCCCCAAAAGCCTGGGCATCGAGTCCAGCAGCAGTTCCGAATCCCTGAACGAAGACACCTCGGACGAGGCGGCGCCAGCCGCCAAACCCCCAAGCCCTACCCCAACCGCACCGGAAGCCCAACGCAGCGTGTCCCCGGCGGTGACCGTCAAGAGCCAAGCCAGCTACAACTTCCCCCGACCACCGCTCCCCTTTCGCCGGGTGCCCTTCCTGAGCACGCGCAGCGCCTTCATCTCGTACGTGCGACGCCGCGGCGAACCGGACGGCGGTCAGACGGAAGTCCCCATGGGGACTCAGCAAGCGCAGGCCCAGCAGGACTCCAGCTTGGCGAACACTACCGACAGCGAGCTGTCGGACGGGTACACGACGCAGCAGATCTTGATGAAGAGTGATCACCTGGCGAAGGGGTTGGGGTATTCGAGTTTGCGCGGGACGATCAAGGTTTCGCGACCGGGTGGGGGCGGGGAGAGTGATGCGGCGTTCACGCCGAGTCCACCCGTTACGCTGCAGACCGTTGTTGATCCGAACGTTTCGCTGGCGCTGGCGCACCAGACGAGGATCAGGAATCTGTACACGAACAATGGAGTTAGCAGTTATGGGCATGAAACGGTGAGGGAGGGTGGTGTGAACTTGCGACGACCGGACAGTTCCAGCTCGGCTAGTTCGGCGACGGATTGGGAGGGCTCCGGACATGCTACGGTGCTGAGGAGGGCGAATCAAGGTCATCCGAATCTGCCTCCGTTGCCGCCACCGCGGCAAACTTTGCCGATGGTTGACAGTTTGAGGCCACTTGCTCCGTTGGCACCGGTCTACAATAACATAACCGGAGGAAGTGGAAGCACTGTTGGAAAGGTTCCTCAAACCAAGAGCGTGCTGGAATCGACAAGTTCGGACTCGGAGTTTGAGCGAAGCTTCGATCTGCCTTCAGGGTCGAACGCCGGCTCGATCAGCAGCAAGCTGACCAGCCTTGCTCACAGCATTCAGAGCATGCGAAGCCGCAAGATGAAGCTTCAACCCatgcaacagcagcaacaacaactccAGCAAACCAAGAAGATGGTCGACCAGTTCTCCTTCATGGACCGCCTCAGCTGTCGCACGGAGATCAGCAGCTCGAGCAACCATCACGTGGCTCCACCCCGCAAACCGCTCTCAACCCTCCCGGACGACGAGCGCACGCTCAACCTCAACGCCAGCAAGCTCTACTTCAACCCGGCGGACGCCGAAATCATCCCTCTCGCCGAGTCCGTCACCTCAGCACCCACCATCGGCGGCCCCTCATCCTCCGCCACCTCCAGCAAAGACAGCAACAAACCCACCAACAAAACCATCCAAGACTCGATCATGCGCCACATGAGCCGCGAAATGACCCCCACCATCTCCGAGGTCTACCACGAGCGCAACATCGGCCTCGGCCTCGCCCCCTCCCTCTCCAAGCTCCTCCTCTCCAAAAACTACGACGACTCCCCGGACCTCAAACCCCAatcctcctcctccacctcctccgcctccgccgccgccgcctccCTCCTCAACAAACCGAGCGCCGCCCTCACCGTCGGCAACCTCGCCGAAGCCATGAACGAAATCGAAATGAACGCCACCACCTCGTCAAAACTCGACGTCGAAGGCCAGTGCAACATCTGCAACAGCCCGTCCGACCTCCTCTGCGGTTGCAGCACCACCTCAACGGTCGCCGCAGTCGCCGCCATGACCGCAGCCCTCGGCGCCACCACCATCACCAAAAAGTCCAGCTCCAAACCCTGGCTCAGCAACGTCACGCCGAACCTCGTCAAACCCGGCGACCTCACCACCGCCGACATCCTCGAGCAGCAGAAGCAGCTCAAGTCGACCGTGTCCGGCCTCACCAGCAACATGTCATCGTCCACCGAAAACTCTTTGTCGACGGTGGTTAAGCGTGGTGGTTCGCCCTTCTCGGACTTGTCCAGAAGGGACGAAGGGGACGGGAGGAGTGTGGCGGACTCGCAGTGTTCTGGGAGCTTTCGTACCGATATAACCGGGTCGACGGTTACGGTGACGACGGCGGCGGCGTGTAAGGGAGGGCAGCAGACGGCGGTTGGTGCTGGGCAAGGGGGGAGTGGAATGCAGCAGCAGTCGGCGCAAGGTGGACAAGGGTCGTCGTCCGGTGGAAGTGCGTCGGGGCAGACGAGTTCGAGTCAGAGGAGTAAATACATAATTGATACGTGAGGATTTGTAAAATAGTTACGAAAGCATATTAACGAGATTTtaagaaattgttttaaaaataaagattttaacctgcattttaaaaataatttaaattagattttaagttttaaaaagtaaTAATGAACTGATTAGATAGACCTTTTTAACTATTGTAGAACAatcaaaactatattttttaaactatacaCAGCCGATTTGAGATTAAACATATTCATTTGATAAGTAAGGAAATGGGCAGAAATTAAACTGTATAAAAAAGCCTACAAAGAACCTTGGTGAGAATACTCGATTTTACTATATTAGAAACTAAAAACAAACTAAGAGGATTGATTTTAAATTCCCAGTGtaaagcattttttgtaaatatcatATATcgtcaaatatatattttaattgaaTACAAGAATGTTGAAGCAAATATAaacatatagttttttttttattactgagAAAGAAATTGTttccatttttgatttttaatacagtccagactcgattatcgggAGTTTCGCGTATCCTAAATTCGCTTATCCGTGTAGAGTCGCAACCGGGACTCCTTGAGACACGACGTTCCGGACGGAGCACCATCGCTGCCGATCATTAACCTCCCAACCACCCACTGACCTCATGTCCGCTTCCGTCGTGTCCTGCTCCGGATTCCGCCAACCGGTTCCAGCACAATTCAATCACACTCACACTTCCGCGCCAAACGTTCACTCTCAACTGTCCACAGCGTAAACATAAACACGCGCCTCTTTTCATGCGCTGTCAAAAACCAAGTACACGCTTCAGTAAGGAATAGCCTGTTTCGGGTTATTATTACCCggtcaatatatttatattgtttacattattttgaaggGTGAAAACCCTACAATCCGAAGTTCGCTTATCCAAAAATCTccgaaaaaaataggaaaagtcataaaaacatttttttttctgcgtatttccattttcttttttctaaagTTCAGCTATTGCAAGttagagtaattctctacgaaatcgaaaaatttattattaattaaattattatttattgtcGCTCTGGCACTAAACCGCATCGAGCGATTTCCACTCTCGACGCACTTTTTCTCTCCGCCTTTTTCtgtcaaacttaaaatttggtatTACTCAATCAGTGTGTAAGCCAACTTTGTTGTGATT
Coding sequences:
- the LOC120431731 gene encoding tetratricopeptide repeat protein 28-like; translated protein: ISRSIGSLQGSTRSRRSNMLPPWQGPSCLHVLYNLLLAPFEDLLPDISTTSRLGRRELILVLEKELYLVPFAILRSGDESGEYLSERCSLLTVPSLHTLRQKSRTKAREPAEGLNSALVIGGPKIPASLSETWGWSESPASLQEAAMVSDMLNTKPLVSCSATKEAIVSELGAAECVHFAANVSWKMGAVILSPGEVLDSQSQKRWDGDEDGVGDLGGSEIPPLSDFVLSASDLLAMKLSAKLVVLSSYHSVEPITGSGVANLAGSWLFAGTGAILVSLWPVPETAAKILLRAFYSALLQGTRAAKALAEAMQTVQHTKHFAHPANWAGFILIGGNVRLSNKVALIGQALCELMRTPDKCRDALRVCLHLVEKSLQRIHRGQKNAMYTTQKSIENKAGPVIGWKDLLMAVGFRFEPAANGIPSSVFFPQTDPEDRLSQCSASLQALLGLSPTTLHALSKLVNNAEIADEIIGVMRNVVTQFPPKGTTSNESESIDIIIGVRLWRVAGCHELLASLGFDLMEVGQDQVTLRTGKQANRRNCQFVLQSLLALFDTQEAPKSLGIESSSSSESLNEDTSDEAAPAAKPPSPTPTAPEAQRSVSPAVTVKSQASYNFPRPPLPFRRVPFLSTRSAFISYVRRRGEPDGGQTEVPMGTQQAQAQQDSSLANTTDSELSDGYTTQQILMKSDHLAKGLGYSSLRGTIKVSRPGGGGESDAAFTPSPPVTLQTVVDPNVSLALAHQTRIRNLYTNNGVSSYGHETVREGGVNLRRPDSSSSASSATDWEGSGHATVLRRANQGHPNLPPLPPPRQTLPMVDSLRPLAPLAPVYNNITGGSGSTVGKVPQTKSVLESTSSDSEFERSFDLPSGSNAGSISSKLTSLAHSIQSMRSRKMKLQPMQQQQQQLQQTKKMVDQFSFMDRLSCRTEISSSSNHHVAPPRKPLSTLPDDERTLNLNASKLYFNPADAEIIPLAESVTSAPTIGGPSSSATSSKDSNKPTNKTIQDSIMRHMSREMTPTISEVYHERNIGLGLAPSLSKLLLSKNYDDSPDLKPQSSSSTSSASAAAASLLNKPSAALTVGNLAEAMNEIEMNATTSSKLDVEGQCNICNSPSDLLCGCSTTSTVAAVAAMTAALGATTITKKSSSKPWLSNVTPNLVKPGDLTTADILEQQKQLKSTVSGLTSNMSSSTENSLSTVVKRGGSPFSDLSRRDEGDGRSVADSQCSGSFRTDITGSTVTVTTAAACKGGQQTAVGAGQGGSGMQQQSAQGGQGSSSGGSASGQTSSSQRSKYIIDT